A stretch of the Pedobacter sp. MC2016-14 genome encodes the following:
- a CDS encoding ABC transporter ATP-binding protein codes for MLEIKSLKKYYATRTVVNIEHLTINAGEMIGLVGNNGAGKTTLFRMLLDLIRPDEGEIVSKGRNVSTNDEWKDYTSSFLDEGFLIDYLTPEEYFVFIGSLQDKNALQVQQDLTAYSEFFNDEILNSGKYIRDFSKGNQNKVGIAAALMQNPELLILDEPFANLDPTTQIRLKTLLKDLKGNANLTTLISSHDLNHITEVCDRIILLEKGIVIKDFKKDENTLKELETYFSG; via the coding sequence ATGTTGGAAATAAAATCGCTAAAGAAATACTATGCTACCAGAACGGTAGTAAATATTGAGCATTTAACCATTAACGCTGGCGAAATGATTGGTCTTGTAGGTAATAATGGCGCAGGAAAAACTACGCTTTTTAGAATGCTGCTAGATCTGATTAGACCTGATGAAGGAGAAATAGTATCAAAAGGACGCAATGTTTCAACCAATGATGAATGGAAAGATTACACCAGTTCTTTTTTAGATGAAGGTTTCCTGATTGACTACCTGACACCAGAGGAATACTTTGTTTTTATTGGCAGTTTGCAGGACAAAAATGCACTACAAGTACAGCAAGACCTGACGGCCTATTCAGAATTTTTTAATGATGAGATTTTAAATAGCGGCAAATACATCCGTGATTTTAGCAAAGGCAATCAAAATAAAGTAGGTATTGCAGCTGCATTAATGCAAAACCCTGAATTACTTATCCTTGACGAACCCTTTGCTAATTTAGACCCAACTACACAAATTAGATTAAAAACCTTATTAAAAGACCTTAAAGGTAATGCTAATTTGACCACGCTGATTTCAAGTCATGATTTGAACCACATAACTGAGGTTTGTGACCGGATCATTTTATTGGAAAAAGGGATAGTTATTAAAGACTTTAAAAAAGATGAAAACACCTTAAAGGAACTTGAAACGTATTTTTCCGGGTAA
- a CDS encoding DUF5687 family protein produces MLGIFLKHQWQSFWRSKSKGGNIAVQIIMGILVLYLVACAVFTGVYMSMLIPHFFPQKDMIDIFNGLILYYFATDFLIRLQMQELPTLAIVPYLHLNIPKHKLVSFLNIRALFSVFNYLPLLIFTPFCFLQLKEIYGAGVTAAYLIAIISLAIFNNYFALYVKRLSTTNLKIVLAGLILIIALGLLEYLKVFSIAAVSGLVFKQVTAYPLISLLFPFIAILSYRLNTLYLKKNLYIEELSAGIEKKSNTDYPFLERFGAVGVLAALEIKLILRNKRSKSTVAKGLLFLFYGLLLYKQNYLERNEFGMMLFAAVFMTGNMVLLYGQFMFGWQAAEFDGMLANKMSVKNFIKAKFLLFNLSSTFLVIMVSLYGFMSWKLLLIQFAAYLYSIGIGAVIVLYLATLNYKYIDLSKSSGFNWQGVGASTMIMGLPVFILPFIIYLPVSHYANPYWGLFALALLGLAGIITRSFWVNFLVRQFNKRKYKIAAGFREH; encoded by the coding sequence ATGCTTGGTATATTTTTAAAACATCAGTGGCAAAGTTTCTGGAGGTCTAAAAGTAAAGGAGGCAATATTGCAGTCCAAATTATAATGGGGATTTTAGTACTCTATTTAGTTGCCTGTGCTGTTTTTACTGGAGTTTACATGAGCATGTTAATTCCACATTTCTTTCCCCAAAAAGACATGATTGATATATTTAATGGCTTAATCCTTTATTATTTTGCCACTGATTTTTTAATCAGACTTCAAATGCAGGAATTACCAACCCTGGCCATTGTTCCCTACCTGCATCTAAATATTCCAAAGCATAAATTGGTAAGCTTTTTAAATATAAGGGCCCTGTTTTCTGTTTTTAATTACCTACCACTGCTCATTTTTACGCCCTTTTGCTTTCTTCAGCTCAAAGAAATATATGGTGCAGGAGTTACAGCAGCCTATCTAATTGCCATCATTTCACTGGCTATTTTTAACAATTATTTTGCGCTTTATGTAAAACGCCTGTCCACAACAAACTTAAAAATAGTACTGGCGGGACTCATCTTGATTATTGCCTTGGGCTTACTGGAATATTTAAAGGTTTTTTCTATAGCAGCAGTATCTGGTTTGGTTTTTAAACAAGTTACGGCATATCCTCTAATCTCTCTTCTTTTCCCATTTATAGCTATACTGAGCTATCGGTTAAATACCCTTTACTTAAAAAAAAACCTATATATTGAAGAGCTGAGCGCTGGTATTGAAAAAAAATCCAATACAGATTATCCTTTTTTAGAACGGTTTGGCGCAGTTGGTGTCTTGGCAGCCCTGGAAATTAAACTCATCCTCAGAAACAAAAGATCAAAATCTACAGTTGCCAAAGGTCTTTTGTTTCTATTTTACGGCCTATTATTGTACAAGCAAAACTACCTGGAAAGAAACGAATTTGGCATGATGCTTTTTGCCGCCGTTTTTATGACGGGAAACATGGTTCTTCTATATGGCCAATTTATGTTTGGTTGGCAGGCTGCAGAATTTGACGGCATGCTGGCCAATAAAATGAGTGTTAAAAATTTCATCAAAGCGAAATTTCTACTCTTCAACTTATCCTCTACCTTTCTGGTTATTATGGTAAGTCTGTACGGATTTATGAGCTGGAAGCTGTTGTTAATTCAATTTGCTGCTTACCTCTACAGCATTGGAATTGGTGCTGTGATAGTGCTTTATTTGGCAACACTAAACTATAAGTATATTGATCTAAGTAAAAGCTCTGGCTTTAACTGGCAGGGAGTGGGTGCTTCTACCATGATTATGGGCCTGCCTGTCTTCATACTACCTTTTATCATTTATTTACCTGTTAGTCATTACGCAAATCCATATTGGGGTCTTTTTGCGTTGGCATTACTGGGCCTTGCAGGCATTATAACACGTAGTTTTTGGGTAAACTTTTTAGTTAGGCAGTTTAACAAAAGGAAATATAAAATTGCAGCAGGTTTTAGAGAACATTAA